The following proteins come from a genomic window of Citrobacter europaeus:
- a CDS encoding glycoside-pentoside-hexuronide family transporter, whose product MKSEILSVKEKIGYGMGDAASHIIFDNVMLYMMFFYTDIFGIPAGFVGTMFLLARALDAISDPCMGLLADRTRSRWGKFRPWVLFGALPFGLVCVLAYSTPDLSLHGKMIYAAITYTLLTLLYTVVNIPYCALGGVITNDPTQRISLQSWRFVLATAGGMLSTVLMMPLVNLIGGEDKALGFQGGIAVLSVVAFLMLAFCFFTTKERVEAPPSSTSMREDLRDIWQNDQWRIVGLLTILNILAVCVRGGAMMYYVTWILGTPEVFVAFLTTYCVGNLIGSALAKPLTDWRCKVSVFWWTNALLAVVSLAMFFVPMHANITMFVFIFVIGVLHQLVTPIQWVMMSDTVDYGEWCNGKRLTGISFAGTLFVLKLGLALGGAMIGWMLAGGGYDAAAKTQNSATISIIIALFTIVPAICYLLSAVIAKRFYTLKTPYLTEIMSQLAQGARRNQQDFTTKELQN is encoded by the coding sequence ATGAAAAGTGAGATTCTGTCTGTTAAAGAGAAGATCGGCTACGGCATGGGTGATGCCGCCAGTCATATTATCTTCGATAACGTCATGTTATATATGATGTTTTTCTATACCGATATTTTTGGTATTCCTGCCGGATTTGTCGGCACCATGTTTCTGCTGGCCCGCGCACTGGATGCTATCTCAGACCCTTGCATGGGGCTACTGGCCGACCGTACCCGGTCGCGCTGGGGGAAATTCCGTCCGTGGGTGCTGTTTGGCGCTCTGCCGTTTGGTCTGGTCTGTGTGCTCGCTTACAGTACGCCAGACCTCAGCCTGCACGGCAAAATGATTTATGCCGCCATCACCTACACGCTGCTGACCCTGCTTTATACCGTGGTGAATATTCCCTACTGCGCGCTGGGCGGTGTTATCACCAATGACCCGACGCAGCGCATCTCCCTGCAATCATGGCGCTTCGTGCTGGCGACGGCGGGCGGCATGCTCTCCACCGTGCTGATGATGCCGCTGGTGAATCTGATTGGCGGCGAAGATAAAGCGCTGGGCTTCCAGGGCGGGATTGCCGTGCTCTCGGTAGTGGCGTTCCTGATGCTGGCGTTTTGCTTCTTCACCACCAAAGAACGTGTGGAAGCGCCGCCGAGCAGCACCTCAATGCGTGAAGACCTGCGCGACATCTGGCAAAACGACCAGTGGCGCATTGTCGGCCTGCTGACCATCCTCAACATCCTGGCCGTCTGTGTTCGCGGCGGGGCGATGATGTATTACGTCACCTGGATCCTGGGCACGCCGGAAGTGTTTGTCGCCTTCCTCACCACTTATTGCGTCGGCAACCTGATCGGCTCTGCGCTGGCAAAACCGCTGACCGACTGGCGATGCAAAGTCAGCGTCTTCTGGTGGACGAACGCCCTGCTGGCGGTCGTCAGTCTGGCGATGTTCTTCGTGCCGATGCACGCCAACATCACCATGTTCGTCTTCATCTTCGTGATTGGTGTACTGCATCAGCTCGTGACGCCCATCCAGTGGGTAATGATGTCCGACACCGTTGATTACGGCGAGTGGTGCAACGGAAAACGTCTGACGGGGATCAGCTTTGCGGGAACGTTGTTCGTGCTCAAGCTGGGTCTGGCGCTCGGTGGGGCGATGATCGGCTGGATGCTGGCGGGCGGCGGTTACGATGCCGCAGCGAAAACCCAGAACAGCGCCACCATCAGCATCATTATCGCATTGTTCACGATTGTCCCGGCTATTTGTTACCTGCTGAGTGCCGTGATCGCCAAACGCTTCTATACCCTGAAAACGCCGTATCTGACGGAAATTATGAGCCAGTTGGCTCAGGGCGCGCGCCGCAATCAGCAGGATTTTACGACGAAAGAATTACAGAACTAA
- a CDS encoding helix-turn-helix transcriptional regulator, with amino-acid sequence MKRSPSQSVRCISCELSCQLFPDTAVRASYCHRAAFAIWPEGNGFLQKGIIEKLLLNNQNHLSRGFIFVDFSFPNLRLFADPQWVDRLAYSGMHIVLIADRNLAPLANYWLSKSNKIQGIIYSDDDDEVQRQKIRRLFTGHLANSKRGRSLNYTEMILLKRFVSGKSIQQITKIDNIDIKKIYVYKLRLEDKLGHSIHQILSNIL; translated from the coding sequence ATGAAGAGATCACCGTCACAGAGTGTTCGTTGCATAAGCTGTGAATTATCCTGTCAATTATTTCCGGATACTGCGGTTCGCGCCAGCTACTGTCACCGTGCCGCTTTTGCGATCTGGCCAGAGGGAAATGGCTTTCTGCAAAAAGGAATTATTGAAAAACTTCTGCTTAATAATCAAAACCATTTGTCGCGCGGGTTTATTTTTGTGGACTTTTCTTTCCCGAATCTGCGCCTGTTCGCCGACCCGCAATGGGTAGACCGCCTGGCCTATAGCGGTATGCATATTGTGTTGATAGCAGACAGGAACCTGGCGCCGTTAGCCAACTACTGGTTGTCAAAAAGCAATAAAATTCAAGGGATTATATATTCCGATGATGATGATGAGGTTCAGCGTCAGAAAATTCGCCGATTATTTACCGGTCACCTCGCTAACAGTAAACGCGGACGCTCACTCAATTACACAGAAATGATATTACTGAAGCGCTTTGTGTCAGGAAAAAGTATTCAGCAAATTACCAAAATAGATAATATCGATATTAAGAAAATATATGTCTACAAGCTCAGGCTTGAAGATAAGTTAGGCCATAGTATTCATCAAATATTGTCGAATATTTTATAA
- a CDS encoding LysR family transcriptional regulator produces the protein MFRLEDLTLFVRAAALNSFSDAAREVGVQPAQVSSAIKRLESTLAIRLFARSTRSLRLTPEGEVWLPYARQMLDVMHAGLQKIQTPEDEVSGTLQIAVPSDLGRNLLLPVFQSFRRRYPALRLRIFFSDQVTDVFKDPVDVAFRYGNIEDASYIALPVAPGNRRVLVASPQWVKQNGAPQTPDDLTQLNAMTFVLRGRLHDRWTFTRNGEVSSVQVNGTIMSDDAEVIRRLAIAGEGVAYKSWLDVSEDVRDGRLQLLMPDYQGEKVPLNMICPHRKQLSTAVRLLHDAVKARCEMLAQS, from the coding sequence ATGTTCCGGCTTGAAGATCTCACGTTGTTTGTCCGCGCCGCGGCGCTGAATAGTTTTAGCGATGCCGCGCGTGAAGTCGGGGTTCAGCCTGCCCAGGTCAGTTCTGCTATCAAGCGCCTGGAGTCTACGTTGGCTATCCGCTTGTTCGCCCGCTCCACGCGCAGCCTGCGCCTGACGCCGGAGGGCGAGGTCTGGCTGCCCTATGCTCGCCAGATGCTGGACGTGATGCATGCCGGGCTGCAAAAAATTCAGACCCCGGAAGATGAAGTGTCAGGCACGCTGCAAATCGCCGTGCCTTCCGATCTCGGTCGTAACCTGCTGCTGCCCGTCTTTCAGTCGTTTCGACGCCGCTATCCCGCGCTGCGCCTGCGGATTTTTTTCTCTGACCAGGTGACGGATGTCTTTAAAGATCCCGTCGATGTTGCGTTTCGCTATGGCAACATTGAAGACGCGTCTTACATTGCACTGCCCGTTGCACCGGGTAATCGACGCGTGCTGGTGGCATCACCGCAATGGGTTAAGCAAAACGGCGCGCCGCAAACCCCGGACGATTTAACTCAGCTCAACGCCATGACCTTCGTATTACGCGGCCGCCTGCACGATCGCTGGACGTTTACGCGTAACGGCGAGGTCAGCAGTGTACAGGTTAACGGCACCATTATGAGCGACGATGCGGAAGTTATTCGACGGCTGGCAATTGCCGGAGAAGGCGTGGCGTACAAGTCGTGGCTGGATGTCAGCGAGGATGTGCGTGACGGTCGATTACAACTGCTGATGCCGGATTATCAGGGGGAGAAAGTCCCGCTGAATATGATTTGCCCGCATCGGAAGCAGCTTTCGACGGCGGTCCGTCTGCTGCACGACGCGGTGAAGGCGCGGTGTGAAATGCTGGCGCAAAGCTAA
- the yicI gene encoding alpha-xylosidase translates to MKISDGNWLTQPGLNLTHPIQVFEVEQQGNEMIVYVAPRDVRERTWQLDTPLFTLRFFSPQEGVVGVRMEHFQGALDNGPHYPLNVRQDVNVEMQNTAEFAELKSGNLSVRVTKGEFWSLDFLRNGARITGSQLKNNGYVQDTHSGKNYMFERLDLGVGETVYGLGERFTALVRNGQTVETWNRDGGTSTEQSYKNIPFYLTNRGYGVLVNHPQCVSFEIGSEKVSKVQFSVESEYLEYFVIDGPTPKAVLDRYTRFTGRPALPPAWSFGLWLTTSFTTNYDEATVNSFIDGMAKRNLPLHVFHFDCFWMKAFQWCDFEWDPATFPDPEGMIRRLKEKGLKVCVWINPYIGQKSPLFNELKEKGYLLKRPDGSLWQWDKWQPGLAIYDFTNPQACEWYANKLKDLVDIGVDCFKTDFGERIPTDVQWFDGADPQKMHNHYAYIYNELVWNVLKETVGEEEAVLFARSASVGAQQFPVHWGGDCYANYESMAESLRGGLSIGLSGFGFWSHDIGGFENTAPAHVYKRWCAFGLLSSHSRLHGSKSYRVPWAYDDESCDVVRYFTEQKCRMMPYLYREAARANEQGTPMMRAMMLEFPDDPACDYLDRQYMLGDSVMVAPVFSEAGDVQFYLPEGRWTHLWHNDEVAGSRWHKQRHDFLSLPVYVRDNTLLALGRNNQKPDYAWHEGTAFQLFHLQEGREAICEVPAADGSVIFTLKATRAGNTITVQGSGEARNWTLCLRNIAQISGVMGGSSAGSEWGMVITPGEDVLTITL, encoded by the coding sequence ATGAAAATTAGCGATGGTAACTGGCTGACGCAACCTGGCCTGAATTTAACTCACCCGATTCAGGTATTCGAGGTCGAACAGCAGGGTAACGAGATGATCGTCTACGTTGCGCCGCGTGACGTGCGTGAACGTACCTGGCAACTGGATACCCCACTCTTCACCCTACGCTTTTTCTCGCCGCAGGAAGGCGTGGTTGGCGTGCGTATGGAACACTTCCAGGGCGCGCTGGATAACGGTCCGCACTACCCGTTGAACGTGCGGCAGGACGTCAACGTCGAGATGCAAAACACCGCTGAATTTGCCGAACTGAAGAGCGGTAATTTGAGCGTGCGGGTCACCAAAGGTGAGTTCTGGTCGCTGGATTTCCTGCGTAACGGGGCACGTATTACCGGCAGCCAGTTGAAAAATAACGGCTATGTCCAGGATACCCACAGCGGGAAAAACTATATGTTTGAGCGCCTGGATCTGGGCGTTGGGGAAACGGTGTACGGGCTGGGGGAGCGCTTTACCGCGTTGGTACGTAACGGCCAGACGGTGGAAACCTGGAACCGCGATGGCGGCACCAGTACCGAGCAGTCTTACAAGAACATCCCGTTTTATCTCACCAACCGCGGCTACGGCGTGCTGGTGAACCATCCGCAATGCGTGTCGTTTGAAATCGGCTCTGAGAAAGTGTCGAAAGTGCAGTTCAGCGTTGAAAGCGAGTATCTGGAGTATTTCGTCATCGACGGCCCAACGCCGAAAGCGGTGCTGGATCGCTATACCCGCTTTACCGGTCGTCCGGCGCTGCCGCCCGCCTGGTCGTTCGGCCTGTGGCTGACCACGTCGTTCACCACCAATTATGATGAAGCGACGGTGAACAGCTTTATCGACGGCATGGCCAAGCGCAATTTGCCGCTGCACGTCTTTCACTTCGACTGTTTCTGGATGAAAGCCTTCCAGTGGTGCGACTTTGAGTGGGATCCGGCGACTTTCCCGGACCCGGAAGGCATGATCCGTCGCCTGAAGGAGAAAGGGCTGAAGGTCTGCGTCTGGATAAACCCCTATATCGGTCAGAAATCCCCGCTGTTCAATGAATTGAAAGAGAAAGGGTATCTGCTCAAACGTCCGGACGGTTCCCTGTGGCAATGGGATAAATGGCAGCCGGGTCTGGCGATTTATGACTTTACCAATCCGCAAGCCTGCGAGTGGTATGCCAACAAGCTGAAAGATCTGGTGGATATCGGCGTTGACTGCTTCAAAACTGACTTTGGCGAACGCATTCCCACCGACGTGCAGTGGTTTGACGGTGCCGATCCGCAGAAAATGCACAACCATTATGCCTACATCTACAACGAACTGGTGTGGAACGTGCTGAAAGAAACCGTCGGTGAAGAAGAGGCTGTGCTATTCGCCCGTTCGGCCTCCGTGGGCGCGCAGCAGTTTCCGGTGCACTGGGGCGGCGACTGCTACGCCAACTATGAATCGATGGCCGAAAGCCTGCGCGGTGGGTTGTCTATCGGTCTGTCCGGCTTTGGCTTCTGGAGCCACGATATTGGCGGCTTTGAGAATACCGCCCCGGCGCACGTCTACAAGCGCTGGTGTGCGTTCGGGCTGCTCTCCAGCCACAGCCGCCTGCACGGCAGTAAATCCTACCGTGTGCCGTGGGCGTACGATGACGAATCCTGCGATGTGGTGCGCTACTTCACCGAACAGAAATGCCGTATGATGCCGTACCTGTATCGCGAAGCGGCACGCGCCAATGAGCAAGGCACGCCGATGATGCGCGCAATGATGCTGGAGTTCCCGGACGATCCGGCGTGTGATTATCTCGATCGCCAGTACATGCTGGGCGATAGCGTGATGGTTGCGCCGGTGTTTAGCGAGGCAGGAGATGTGCAGTTCTACCTGCCGGAAGGACGCTGGACGCATCTGTGGCATAACGACGAGGTGGCGGGCAGCCGTTGGCATAAACAGAGGCATGACTTCCTGAGTCTGCCGGTGTATGTGCGCGACAACACCCTGCTGGCGCTGGGGCGCAATAATCAGAAGCCGGACTACGCCTGGCACGAAGGGACCGCCTTCCAGCTGTTCCATCTGCAGGAGGGCCGGGAAGCGATTTGTGAAGTCCCGGCGGCTGACGGTTCGGTTATCTTCACGCTGAAGGCGACGCGTGCGGGTAATACCATCACCGTGCAAGGGAGTGGCGAAGCGCGTAACTGGACGCTGTGCCTGCGTAATATTGCGCAGATCAGCGGCGTGATGGGCGGTTCATCTGCGGGCAGCGAGTGGGGAATGGTCATCACGCCTGGTGAAGATGTGCTGACGATTACCCTGTAA
- a CDS encoding winged helix-turn-helix domain-containing protein, producing the protein MVTEGWQLYLINQLVEFNPDSKSLVNRQTGRAIQLQLPASLCFLYLITHASDIVSQSTLMKVGWGERNNVTTTNTFYQAILTLRNALADVGLPRDTVKTISRRGLRLNENTQVEAITHPESDVYQPPVIEDYAPPKIIPPAPQQTTRVPWWDIIFSAGIVIATLLIWLVWYQTRPVMPFSKFVSVSMQVPSRQNCKIFYSPNEHDQENYFNLMQLHPYLCENNKHVFLSGYRKAERIVAFVCDKDARVDAHAFCTTHYYWMRGQ; encoded by the coding sequence GTGGTTACTGAGGGTTGGCAATTGTACCTTATCAATCAGTTGGTCGAATTTAATCCTGATAGCAAAAGTCTGGTCAATCGTCAGACCGGGCGGGCAATACAACTTCAACTCCCAGCCTCACTTTGTTTTCTCTATTTAATTACTCACGCAAGTGACATTGTTTCGCAGAGCACGTTGATGAAAGTAGGTTGGGGCGAGAGAAATAATGTGACCACCACCAACACATTTTACCAGGCTATTCTGACGCTACGTAATGCGCTGGCGGATGTGGGGCTACCACGAGATACGGTGAAAACTATTTCCCGGCGCGGGCTCAGATTAAATGAAAATACGCAGGTAGAGGCAATAACGCATCCTGAGAGTGACGTTTACCAGCCGCCGGTTATAGAGGATTACGCGCCCCCAAAGATAATTCCTCCCGCGCCTCAACAAACGACGCGGGTACCCTGGTGGGACATTATTTTTAGCGCTGGCATCGTTATTGCCACCCTGCTTATCTGGCTGGTGTGGTATCAAACACGTCCTGTTATGCCGTTTAGTAAATTCGTGTCGGTTTCTATGCAGGTCCCCTCACGACAAAACTGTAAAATCTTTTACTCACCGAATGAGCACGATCAGGAGAATTATTTCAATCTGATGCAGTTGCATCCCTATCTCTGTGAAAACAACAAGCATGTGTTCCTTTCCGGCTACCGAAAAGCGGAGAGGATTGTGGCATTTGTCTGTGATAAAGATGCGCGGGTAGATGCTCACGCGTTTTGTACCACCCATTATTACTGGATGCGCGGGCAATGA
- a CDS encoding C69 family dipeptidase, with amino-acid sequence MFTFKKCLIALSINLAVVSSGFACTTLLVGNEASADGSMLVARSADSDALKAQHFVIHPAKQNQTGVYSTKAHNGANDFTWPLPKNSLRYTTVPNWKTQLHGATGFNELGVGVSGTESIFASPKALAADPYVEDKGITEDDIPDILLSQSKNAREAVALLGHIVETVGAGEGFGVAVVDDNEIWYLETGSGHQWMAQRLPNNQYFATGNQGRLQDYDPKNPDMMASKNLIQFATEKGLYEPTKDGKFNFSKAYTRDDERDRTYNDPRVWTIQKEFNPSVNQDMAKGREFPVFMTPEKKMTLDDVKAVLRNHYEGTSHDPYTNGLNGKEPWRPVSVFRTYEAHVMQVRPWLPKEIGETTYIGLGMADLTAFVPYYSGLKAYPANYTMGSDKADDQSIYWKYRKLQTLTMTDYPKLAPIVKKAYKAWEDKVAKEQKEVEAEYLKMAKTDKPAADKMLNDFNLRIMADAEKLTEDLTNQLFTIRTKDIQSDIFFANAAKKD; translated from the coding sequence ATGTTTACTTTTAAAAAGTGCCTGATTGCACTTTCTATAAATTTGGCCGTTGTTTCATCAGGTTTTGCCTGTACGACCCTGCTGGTCGGTAACGAAGCATCAGCGGACGGCTCTATGCTGGTAGCCCGTAGCGCAGACAGCGATGCCCTAAAAGCACAGCATTTTGTCATTCATCCGGCAAAACAGAATCAGACCGGGGTATACAGTACCAAAGCACATAACGGTGCGAATGACTTTACCTGGCCGCTCCCCAAAAACTCTCTGCGTTATACCACCGTTCCAAACTGGAAAACTCAACTGCACGGCGCGACCGGATTTAACGAGCTGGGCGTTGGCGTGAGCGGCACAGAATCTATTTTTGCCTCACCAAAAGCGCTGGCCGCCGACCCGTACGTTGAGGATAAAGGGATCACCGAAGACGATATTCCAGATATTCTGCTGTCGCAGAGTAAAAACGCGCGTGAAGCCGTGGCGCTGCTGGGCCATATCGTTGAGACCGTCGGCGCAGGTGAAGGCTTTGGCGTTGCCGTCGTCGACGATAACGAGATCTGGTACCTGGAAACCGGCAGCGGCCATCAGTGGATGGCGCAGCGTCTGCCAAATAACCAGTATTTTGCCACCGGTAATCAGGGCCGCTTACAGGATTACGATCCGAAAAACCCGGACATGATGGCGTCAAAAAACCTGATTCAATTTGCGACTGAAAAAGGTCTGTACGAACCAACAAAAGATGGCAAATTCAACTTCTCCAAAGCCTATACCCGTGATGATGAGCGCGATCGCACGTATAACGATCCTCGCGTATGGACCATCCAGAAAGAGTTCAATCCTTCCGTAAACCAGGATATGGCCAAAGGGCGTGAATTCCCGGTCTTCATGACGCCAGAGAAGAAAATGACGCTGGACGATGTGAAGGCCGTACTGCGTAATCATTACGAAGGCACCAGCCATGACCCCTACACCAACGGTCTGAACGGCAAAGAACCATGGCGTCCGGTCAGCGTCTTCCGCACCTATGAAGCGCACGTTATGCAGGTCCGTCCGTGGTTGCCAAAAGAGATTGGTGAAACGACCTACATTGGTCTGGGCATGGCCGACCTCACCGCTTTTGTTCCGTACTACAGCGGCCTGAAAGCGTATCCGGCAAACTACACGATGGGTAGCGACAAAGCGGACGATCAATCCATTTACTGGAAATACCGCAAGCTACAGACGTTGACGATGACTGATTATCCGAAGCTCGCGCCAATCGTCAAAAAAGCCTACAAAGCGTGGGAAGACAAAGTGGCGAAGGAGCAAAAAGAGGTCGAAGCAGAGTACCTGAAGATGGCCAAAACTGATAAACCAGCCGCCGATAAGATGCTGAATGACTTCAACCTGCGCATCATGGCCGACGCCGAGAAGCTGACGGAAGACCTCACTAATCAGTTGTTTACCATCCGCACGAAAGACATTCAGTCTGATATTTTCTTTGCAAACGCGGCGAAAAAAGACTGA
- the misL gene encoding intestinal colonization autotransporter adhesin MisL, producing MPNPKSYSRIAIAVSAALTSMVFSSHAAWVDVDSLPSSGLVSSLPPELQAIIPAQANANFAKTSAMPNYVYQWSAGTIPVYGNGLTINGPGAEAFEHSVTVIQNSTTGSPGVIFGDDLTIRTQSKNAANNGKDVDGIRTHGANTPDNPVFIITGDRTSIYVDGQDGDGINAGYNSYSQGWKGSASIYVGDDLYIQTTGTQGRGITANAMKDATQAKNTIVVGDRAHIVTTGDSSEGLRTGQSGSSILLGNDATIETSGASSTGIYAASSSKTELGNNATITVNGVSAHAVYSTNATVNLGENATINVNSSAKAASYSKAPRGLYATSRGAINLAGGAAITMAGNHSNESYAISTETGGTVDGSAGGRFLIDGDLHAAGATAATSSLPQQNSTIKLNMTDNSLWSGASYITSATAGTGVISLQMSDATWNMTNSSTLTDLTLNSGSVVNFGHADGEPWQTLTINEDFTGNGGKLVFNTVLNDDTSETDKLKVLGDTAGNAFVAVNNIGGTGAQTVEGIEIIEVVGNSDGTFEKAGRIVAGAYDYNVVQKGSNWYLTSFIPAPPDPEEPDPVDPDPVDPIDPDPVDPDPVDPIDPGPVDPDPVDPVDPIIPEPEEPVAPPVTEQQYRPEAGSYLANNYAANTLFMTRLHDRLGETQYIDMLTGEKKVTSLWMRNVGAHTRFKDGSGQLKTQSNSYVLQLGGDLTQWSSDGLDRWHLGAMAGYANSQNRTQSSLTGYHSRGQVTGYSVGLYGTWYANDADKTGTYVDTWALYNWFDNKVMGQEQATEKYKSSGITASVEAGYSFKLGENERNSYWLQPKAQVVWMDVQADSHREANGTRVRDNTDGNLMTRLGVKAFINGHNAIDDGKSREFQPFVEANWIHNTQTTSVKMDDVSNDMRGTKNIGELKVGVEGQITPRLNVWSNVAQQVGDKGYSDTRGMLGVKYNF from the coding sequence ATGCCAAATCCCAAATCTTACTCTCGTATTGCCATAGCGGTTTCAGCCGCATTAACCTCTATGGTATTTTCAAGCCATGCGGCATGGGTTGACGTTGATAGTCTTCCTTCCAGCGGACTGGTTAGTAGTTTGCCCCCAGAGTTGCAGGCAATAATACCTGCGCAGGCAAATGCCAATTTCGCTAAAACCAGCGCCATGCCGAATTATGTTTATCAATGGAGTGCGGGTACTATTCCCGTTTATGGCAATGGATTAACGATTAATGGACCCGGTGCTGAAGCTTTTGAGCACTCTGTTACCGTTATTCAGAATAGTACCACGGGTAGCCCGGGCGTTATTTTCGGCGACGACCTGACGATTCGCACACAGTCGAAGAATGCCGCCAATAATGGTAAAGATGTTGACGGTATCCGCACGCATGGGGCCAATACGCCTGATAACCCAGTCTTTATCATTACAGGCGACCGCACCAGCATTTATGTGGACGGTCAGGATGGTGACGGTATTAACGCCGGTTACAACTCCTATAGCCAGGGTTGGAAAGGATCGGCCAGCATTTATGTCGGCGACGATCTGTATATTCAGACCACTGGTACCCAAGGACGTGGCATCACTGCAAACGCAATGAAAGACGCCACGCAGGCCAAAAATACGATTGTCGTTGGCGACCGGGCACACATTGTGACGACAGGTGACAGTTCAGAAGGTCTTCGCACCGGGCAGAGCGGTTCCTCGATCCTGCTTGGCAATGACGCCACTATTGAGACATCGGGTGCCTCTTCCACGGGGATTTATGCCGCCTCGTCTTCCAAAACAGAACTGGGCAACAACGCGACGATTACGGTCAATGGCGTTAGCGCACATGCGGTCTACTCCACCAACGCGACCGTAAATCTCGGCGAAAATGCAACAATCAACGTCAACAGTTCGGCGAAAGCGGCGTCATACAGTAAAGCGCCACGCGGTCTGTATGCGACTTCACGCGGGGCGATAAACCTGGCAGGCGGTGCCGCCATTACCATGGCGGGCAATCACAGCAATGAAAGCTATGCGATCAGCACCGAAACGGGCGGCACCGTAGACGGCTCCGCTGGTGGGCGCTTTCTTATCGATGGCGATCTTCACGCCGCCGGCGCGACTGCTGCAACCAGCAGCCTGCCGCAGCAAAACAGTACCATTAAGCTCAACATGACCGACAACTCGTTGTGGAGCGGGGCGTCATACATCACCAGCGCCACTGCCGGGACGGGCGTTATCTCGCTGCAAATGAGCGACGCGACCTGGAATATGACCAACAGCTCAACGCTCACCGACCTGACGCTGAACAGCGGGTCAGTGGTGAACTTTGGGCATGCTGACGGTGAACCGTGGCAGACGCTTACCATCAATGAAGATTTTACCGGAAACGGCGGCAAACTGGTTTTCAATACCGTCCTGAATGACGATACCTCCGAAACCGACAAGCTGAAAGTGCTCGGCGACACCGCGGGTAACGCGTTTGTAGCGGTGAACAATATTGGCGGAACCGGGGCGCAGACCGTTGAAGGCATTGAGATCATCGAAGTGGTCGGTAATTCTGACGGTACTTTTGAGAAAGCGGGCCGTATTGTTGCCGGAGCGTACGACTATAACGTTGTGCAGAAGGGCAGCAACTGGTATCTGACCAGCTTTATTCCGGCTCCGCCTGATCCGGAAGAGCCGGACCCCGTCGATCCGGACCCGGTTGATCCCATCGACCCCGACCCCGTTGACCCGGATCCGGTTGACCCTATTGACCCAGGTCCAGTAGATCCAGACCCCGTCGATCCTGTAGACCCGATTATCCCTGAGCCGGAAGAACCTGTTGCGCCTCCTGTCACTGAGCAGCAGTACCGCCCGGAAGCAGGCAGTTATCTGGCGAACAATTACGCCGCTAACACGCTGTTTATGACCCGACTGCACGACCGTCTGGGTGAAACGCAGTACATCGACATGCTGACGGGCGAGAAAAAAGTCACCAGCCTGTGGATGCGTAACGTTGGAGCGCATACCCGCTTCAAAGACGGTAGCGGACAGTTGAAAACCCAAAGCAACAGCTATGTCTTGCAGTTAGGCGGCGATCTGACGCAGTGGAGTAGCGACGGTCTCGACCGCTGGCATCTTGGCGCGATGGCAGGTTATGCCAATAGCCAGAACCGCACGCAGTCCAGCCTGACCGGGTACCATTCACGTGGTCAGGTCACCGGTTACAGCGTGGGACTGTACGGCACATGGTATGCCAATGACGCCGACAAGACCGGTACCTACGTGGATACCTGGGCGCTGTACAACTGGTTTGATAACAAAGTGATGGGCCAGGAACAGGCGACAGAGAAATACAAATCCAGCGGGATAACCGCTTCTGTTGAAGCCGGTTACAGCTTCAAACTGGGTGAAAACGAGCGCAATAGCTACTGGCTGCAACCGAAAGCGCAGGTGGTGTGGATGGATGTGCAGGCCGACAGCCACCGCGAAGCGAACGGTACCCGCGTGAGGGACAACACCGATGGCAACCTGATGACCCGTCTGGGGGTAAAAGCCTTTATCAACGGTCACAATGCCATCGACGACGGTAAATCTCGCGAGTTCCAGCCGTTTGTTGAAGCCAACTGGATCCACAATACGCAGACAACCAGCGTGAAAATGGACGATGTGAGCAACGATATGCGCGGCACCAAAAACATTGGCGAGCTGAAAGTCGGCGTTGAGGGTCAAATTACTCCGCGTCTCAACGTATGGAGCAATGTGGCCCAACAGGTCGGCGATAAAGGCTACAGCGATACCCGCGGTATGCTCGGCGTGAAATATAATTTCTAA